One Anthonomus grandis grandis chromosome 12, icAntGran1.3, whole genome shotgun sequence DNA window includes the following coding sequences:
- the LOC126743158 gene encoding mitochondrial import inner membrane translocase subunit Tim13 yields the protein MEGIGNLSGAQKDELMDQVKQQIAIANAQELLTKMTEKCFKKCISKPGTSLDSSEQKCVAMCMDRYMDSWNLVSKAYGMRIQRERTNM from the exons ATGGAAGGAATAGGGAATTTAAGCGGGGCGCAAAAAGACGAGCTCATGGACCAAGTGAAACAGCAAATTGCGATAGCGAACGCCCAAGAACTACTTACA AAAATGACTGAAAAGTGCTTTAAGAAGTGTATATCGAAACCGGGCACGTCATTGGACAGTTCAGAACAG AAATGTGTAGCGATGTGTATGGATAGGTATATGGACTCATGGAACTTAGTCTCGAAGGCTTATGGCATGAGAATCCAAAGGGAAAGGACGAACATGTAA
- the LOC126743157 gene encoding NSFL1 cofactor p47, with translation MSDQEDKVQQFIGITGANPDRAKFFLESAAWNVEVAMSRYYENGGDDVELVEESPIAPPETPSPVVTPIRPKPKKSSNFATLNTLATSSDEEEEGQAYYAGGSEHSGQQVLGPPKKRDIVADMFKSVQEHGVEILDSSTGASGSGQHFRGTGYKLGHDETSSETVPGYQAPAEPQEVTLKLWQNGFSVNDGELREYADPANAEFLGSIRRGEIPPELRRGRAEIHLAMEDHREEQYKPPKVRSKPFQGHGYTLGSPAPVIVGSCSEEDKEANEARAKEQLKVNPAEPTTSLQIRLADGTRLVGQFNHGHTVGQIREYITIARPQYQTQSFNLLSTYPSKVLEDSVSLKDAGLLNAAIMQKLT, from the exons atgagtgaCCAAGAAGATAAGGTGCAACAGTTTATCGGGATAACCGGGGCTAACCCCGACAGGGCTAAATTTTTTCTGGAATCCGCCGCTTGGAACGTCGAG GTAGCAATGTCTCGTTACTACGAAAACGGCGGGGACGATGTCGAACTGGTTGAAGAGTCTCCAATAGCACCACCGGAGACTCCCAGCCCTGTAGTAACCCCCATTAGACCAAAACCGAAGAAATCTTCAAATTTCGCCACCCTAAACACTTTAGCAACGTCTAGTGACGAAGAGGAGGAGGGACAAGCGTATTACGCCGGTGGTTCCGAGCATAGCGGTCAACAAGTCCTAGGACCGCCGAAAAAACGTGATATCGTGGCCGACATGTTTAAATCTGTACAAGA gCATGGAGTGGAAATTTTAGACTCTAGTACAGGTGCCTCTGGATCAGGTCAACATTTTAGGGGCACTGGGTACAAGCTGGGTCACGACGAGACTTCGTCGGAAACTGTGCCGGGGTATCAGGCCCCAGCAGAACCACAAGAAGTCACTTTGAA GTTGTGGCAGAACGGTTTCAGTGTAAACGATGGAGAACTTAGGGAATATGCTGACCCAGCTAATGCCGAATTTTTGGGGAGCATAAGAAGGGGTGAGATACCACCTGAGCTGAGAAGAGGCAGGGCAGAG ATCCATTTGGCGATGGAGGACCACCGAGAGGAGCAATACAAGCCTCCAAAAGTGAGGTCAAAACCTTTTCAAGGGCATGGATACACCCTAGGCAGCCCCGCACCAGTTATAGTAG GTTCGTGCAGTGAAGAAGATAAGGAGGCAAACGAGGCGCGTGCCAAAGAACAACTCAAAGTGAACCCTGCAGAACCCACAACGAGTTTACAGATCCGTTTGGCGGACGGTACCAGACTGGTAGGACAATTCAACCACGGACACACAGTGGGACAAATAAGGGAGTATATTACAATTGCCCGACCCCAATATCAGACTCAATCCTTTAACTTATTATCCACTTATCCTTCGAAGGTTTTGGAAGATTCTGTTTCACTTAAGGATGCCGGACTCCTAAACGCGGCCATAAtgcaaaaattaacttaa
- the LOC126743429 gene encoding cyclin-dependent kinases regulatory subunit has product MNIEELQRNIFYSDKYYDDKFEYRHVVIPKEMVKYVPKTHLMSEDEWRGIGIQQSKGWIHYMNHKPEPHVLLFKRPITEQPPPEELMRM; this is encoded by the exons ATGAATATTGAGGAACTGCAACGTAACATCTTCTATTCGGACAAATATTACGACGATAAGTTCGAGTATCG GCATGTAGTTATACCGAAAGAAATGGTCAAATATGTACCGAAAACCCATCTCATGTCAGAGGATGAATGGAGAGGTATTGGCATTCAACAAAGTAAAGGTTGGATACACTATATGAACCATAAACCTg AGCCCCATGTGTTACTGTTTAAACGACCCATCACGGAACAGCCACCTCCGGAGGAACTAATGAGAATGTGA